The Sebastes fasciatus isolate fSebFas1 chromosome 4, fSebFas1.pri, whole genome shotgun sequence genome window below encodes:
- the fnbp4 gene encoding formin-binding protein 4 yields the protein MDDQEGDGLRSVRERLTNMKTPAAKATEGLSLLGAYEDSDEEDAGDSLQHSTGKPADIDSTLANFMAEIDAITTQPGSDDAASHPSVPTTTPPRPEVNSQQPAGSENQNQQSTEFEYNTQYSLAGVDVEMGDWQEVWEESSGCYYYWNTLTNEVSWELPHYLADQVQSLGKNANSASVNGNGTAHAAYPIKENASAAAPPSVKETKVKEVIESVVGLTSEEEERRGVAASLLGPLIPSEVKEAEDKWRKRLIKGLDETENSLDSDGEGVRPAGSPSTPLSDPDPPAPPVQKDPGTKKQSGDNSDAEEETEEDTMELELALERKKAELRALEEGDGSAGGSSPCSETSQEASGSRSLLLKKNRWKTAFPSAPSPDSNSRGSDLPDNAETTLPKVLEGVAEGEDKETDNPEEKTVTKPVVKEEVETPELKVETPELKFQIGELANTLTSKMEFLGINKKAISNFQFLLLQTETRIADWREGALNGVYLRRRLQEAAEHIKYYELNATPKGWSCHWDREHRRYFYVNDRTSASQWDFPKEDDKEEDPKGSQGTQTQTSSQGDTKTLSASAGGVTGSSTLTPAAPPAPPQPGASSLWSPLQPPLPDSPPPPSNHPPPPPLPPDSPPPPPPPPDSDEEIMEVEMEMDDDNDGEPPAPGTEEDGSGRPPLPPGTASMKIVDLSGPFGKGQKRKASQLSKAITIGSSAILYTQPAFSAAPLMTATAYWGVPTVPAPLVPCEPPLPPIPALPPQPPLPPSQPPLEPPGAKALPTDKTKKVKKDKSKKSKIKMPSLVKKWQSIQKELDEEEKSSSSDEDRDQLNKKSIEDWKHQQLSTGKASKNANFESLPDNWRDRLKKRKTTNNT from the exons ATGG atgATCAGGAGGGAGATGGACTACGATCCGTGAGAGAAAGACTCACAAACATGAAGACCCCCGCAGCGAAGGCCACAG AGGGCTTGTCCTTGCTTGGAGCCTATGAGGACAGTGATGAAGAGGATGCTGGAGACTCTCTTCAGCATTCAACTGGAAAGCCAGCTGACATTGATAGTACACTGGCCAATTTCATGGCT GAAATTGATGCAATCACCACCCAGCCAGGTTCAGATGATGCCGCATCTCATCCTTCGGTTCCAACGACCACCCCGCCCAGACCTGAGGTTAATAGTCAGCAGCCAGCCGGCAGTGAAAACCAGAACCAACAAAGCACAGAGTTTGAGTACAATACTCAGTACTCACTTGCTGGAG tggATGTAGAGATGGGAGACTGGCAGGAGGTATGGGAGGAGAGCTCtggctgctactactactggaACACTCTGACCAATGAGGTGTCCTGGGAGCTGCCACACTATCTAGCTGATCAGGTGCAAAGCCTGGGGAAGAATGCCAACAG CGCTAGTGTCAATGGCAACGGCACAGCGCATGCAGCTTATCCCATCAAGGAAAACGCATCTGCTGCAGCCCCGCCATCAGTCAAAGAGACCAAAGTGAAG GAGGTAATTGAGAGTGTCGTTGGCCTCACaagtgaagaggaggagcgCCGTGGAGTGGCTGCGTCTCTGCTTGGTCCTCTGATCCCTTCTGAAGTGAAAGAAGCAGAAGACAAATGGAGAAAAAGACTGATTAAAGGCTTGGATGAGACTGAGAACAGTTTGGATTCTGACGGAGAAGGTGTTCGCCCTGCAGGATCCCCCTCTACCCCCCTGTCGGACCCTGACCCCCCAGCCCCCCCTGTCCAGAAAGATCCTGGCACCAAGAAGCAGTCGGGAGACAACTCGGATGctgaggaggagacggaggaagaCACAATGGAGCTGGAACTGGCCCTGGAGAGGAAAAAG GCTGAGCTCCGGGCGCTGGAGGAGGGTGATGGGAGCGCAGGGGGTTCCAGTCCTTGTTCTGAGACAAGCCAAGAAGCCTCTGGTTCTCGTAGCCTTTTACTGAAGAAAAACCGATGGAAGACAGCTTTCCCCTCTGCTCCCAGCCCCGACTCCAACAGCAGAGGCTCCGACCTACCGGATAACGCAGAGACGA CACTTCCTAAAGTCCTGGAGGGTGTTGCAGAAGGAGAAGACAAGGAAACGGACAATCCTGAGGAGAAAACGGTTACAAAACCTGTTGTGAAAGAAGAGGTGGAAACACCAGAGCTTAAAGTAGAAACGCCTGAGCTCAAG tttcaGATTGGAGAACTGGCCAACACCTTAACCAGCAAGATGGAATTCCTGGGGATAAACAAGAAGGCCATCTCAAACTTTCAGTTTCTTCTGCTACAAACTGAG acTCGGATCGCTGACTGGAGGGAAGGCGCTCTGAATGGGGTCTATCTTCGCCGCAGGCTTCAGGAAGCTGCCGAACACATAAAATATTACGAACTTAACGCCACTCCTAAAGGCTGGTCCTGCCACTGGGACAG AGAGCACAGGCGGTATTTCTATGTGAACGACCGGACCAGTGCCTCCCAGTGGGATTTCCCAAAAGAGGACGACAAGGAGGAGGACCCGAAAGGCAGCCAAGGTACCCAGACACAGACTTCTAGTCAAGGGGACACCAAAACATTGTCTGCATCTGCTGGTGGTGTCACAG GATCTTCTACGTTAACCCCCGCTGCCCCACCAGCACCTCCTCAGCCCGGTGCATCATCTCTCTGGTCCCCACTTCAACCTCCTCTTCCTGACAGCCCACCGCCGCCTTCCAACCACCCCCCGCCTCCGCCTCTCCCGCCAGACTcgccccctccacctcctcctcctcccgacAGCGATGAAGAGATcatggaggtggagatggagatggacgaTGATAACGACGGGGAGCCTCCAGCCCCTGGAACGGAGGAAGATGGCAGTGGGAGGCCTCCTTTACCTCCAGGCACCGCTAGCATGAAG ATTGTGGATTTGTCGGGCCCCTTTGGGAAGGGTCAGAAACGTAAAGCCAGTCAGCTGAGTAAAGCCATCACTATTGGCAGCAGTGCCATTCTCTACACCCAGCCAGCTTTCAGTGCAG CTCCTCTGATGACTGCAACTGCCTACTGGGGCGTGCCGACTGTTCCTGCTCCTTTGGTCCCTTGTGAACCTCCTCTCCCACCTATCCCGGCCCTACCCCCTCAACCACCGCTGCCACCGTCCCAGCCGCCCCTTGAACCTCCTGGAGCTAAAGCTCTGCCGACAGACAAGACCAAGAAAGTGAAAAAGGATAAG TCAAAGAAGAGTAAGATCAAAATGCCTTCTCTGGTGAAGAAGTGGCAGAGCATCCAGAAGGAGTTGGATGAAGAAGAGAAGAGCAGCTCCAGTGACGAGGATAGAGATCAGCTTAACAAGAAGAGTATCGAGGACTGGAAGCATCAGCAGCTCTCGAC AGGAAAAGCTTCAAAGAATGCCAACTTTGAGTCGCTTCCTGATAACTGGCGGGACCGACTGAAGAAACGGAAGACGACAAATAACACGTAA
- the cnot2 gene encoding CCR4-NOT transcription complex subunit 2 isoform X2, translated as MFGARKKFVEFVEVVDNDFTDDSMYYSQPSMFPHRSDKDMLSSPSPSSSGQLSQLGASLYGPQSALGFSVRGMGNSTPQLNRNLTQGTQLPSHITPTTGVPTMSLHTPPSPSRGTLPMNTRNMLNHSQVSQGIGMSGRTNSMGSSGLGSPNHSSPSIICMPKQQPARQPFTINSMSGFGMNRNQAFGMNNSLSSNIFNGTDGSENVTGLDLSDFPALADRSRREGTGNPTPVLNPLAGRAPYVGMVTKPSTEQTQDFSIHNEDFPALPGPNYKDPTLNNDDSKTNLNSTSKSTSNADGPKFPGDKTTSAQNNNQKKGIQVLPDGRVTNIPLGMVTDQFGMIGLLTFIRAAETDPGMVHLALGSDLTTLGLNLNSPENLYPKFASPWASSPCRPQDIDFHVPSEYLTNIHIRDKLAAIKLARYGEDLLFYLYYMNGGDLLQLLAAVELFNRDWRYHKEERVWITRAPGMEPTLKTNTYERGTYYFFDCLNWRKVAKEFHLEYDKLEERPHVPTTFNYNPAQQAF; from the exons ATGTTTGGTGCTAGAAAGAAATTTGTAGAGTTCGTCGAGGTAGTCGACAACGACTTCACTGATGACAGCATGTACTACAGCCAGCCGTCGATGTTCCCACATCGGTCGGACAAAGAT ATGCTGTCCTCTCCCTCGCCGTCGTCGTCGGGTCAGCTCTCGCAGCTTGGTGCAAGTTTGTACGGTCCACAAA GTGCACTCGGCTTCTCGGTAAGAGGCATGGGGAACAGTACGCCTCAGTTAAATCGAAATCTAACGCAAGGCACACAGCTACCAAGTCATATCACCCCTACGACGGGGGTccccaccatgtccctccataCCCCTCCATCACCAAGCAG GGGGACATTGCCAATGAACACAAGAAACATGCTGAACCACTCTCAGGTCAGTCAAGGCATCGGGATGAGCGGCAGGACCAATAGTATGGGCAGCTCGGGGCTGGGCAGCCCCAACCACAGCTCGCCCAGTATCATCTGTATGCCCAAACAGCAGCCAGCACGCCAGCCCTTCACCATAAACAG CATGTCAGGGTTTGGTATGAACCGCAATCAGGCTTTTGGGATGAACAACTCATTATCAAGCaacatcttcaatggcacag ATGGGAGTGAAAATGTAACGGGACTGGATCTGTCAGACTTCCCTGCGTTAGCAGACAGAAGTCGGAGAGAAGGGACTGGAAACCCAACACCGGTGCTCAACCCACTGGCTGGACGGGCTCCTTATG TTGGCATGGTGACGAAGCCATCAACTGAACAGACACAGGATTTCTCCATCCACAACGAGGACTTCCCTGCACTGCCCGGCCCAAACTATAAGGACCCCACGTTGAACAACGATGACAGCAAAACT AACTTGAACTCCACAAGCAAGAGCACATCCAATGCAGATGGGCCCAAGTTCCCCGGAGACAAGACGACCTCAGCACAGAACAACAACCAGAAGAAAGGGATCCAGGTGTTGCCCGATG gtcgggTGACGAACATTCCCTTGGGAATGGTGACAGACCAATTCGGCATGATTGGCCTGCTGACGTTTATCCGGGCGGCAGAGACTGATCCGGGGATGGTCCATCTGGCGCTAGGAAGTGACCTCACGACACTGGGACTCAACTTAAACTCACCAGA AAACTTGTACCCCAAGTTCGCCTCTCCTTGGGCCTCGTCGCCATGTCGACCTCAAGACATCG ACTTCCACGTTCCATCTGAATACTTAACCAACATCCACATAAGGGACAAG CTGGCTGCAATTAAACTGGCGCGATACGGTGAAGACCTGTTGTTCTACCTGTACTACATGAACGGAGGAGATCTGCTACAGCTCCTGGCAGCAGTAGAGCT CTTCAACCGGGACTGGAGGTACCACAAAGAGGAGCGGGTTTGGATAACAAGGGCGCCGGGCATGGAGCCTACACTGAAGACCAACACCTACGAGAGGGGAACCTACTACTTTTTCGATTGTCTTAACTGGAGGAAAGTAGCCAAG GAATTTCATCTGGAGTACGACAAGCTGGAAGAGAGGCCTCACGTGCCAACAACATTCAACTACAACCCAGCCCAGCAGGCCTTCTAA
- the cnot2 gene encoding CCR4-NOT transcription complex subunit 2 isoform X3 produces MFGARKKFVEFVEVVDNDFTDDSMYYSQPSMFPHRSDKDSSNVFLQMLSSPSPSSSGQLSQLGASLYGPQSALGFSVRGMGNSTPQLNRNLTQGTQLPSHITPTTGVPTMSLHTPPSPSRGTLPMNTRNMLNHSQVSQGIGMSGRTNSMGSSGLGSPNHSSPSIICMPKQQPARQPFTINSMSGFGMNRNQAFGMNNSLSSNIFNGTVGMVTKPSTEQTQDFSIHNEDFPALPGPNYKDPTLNNDDSKTNLNSTSKSTSNADGPKFPGDKTTSAQNNNQKKGIQVLPDGRVTNIPLGMVTDQFGMIGLLTFIRAAETDPGMVHLALGSDLTTLGLNLNSPENLYPKFASPWASSPCRPQDIDFHVPSEYLTNIHIRDKLAAIKLARYGEDLLFYLYYMNGGDLLQLLAAVELFNRDWRYHKEERVWITRAPGMEPTLKTNTYERGTYYFFDCLNWRKVAKEFHLEYDKLEERPHVPTTFNYNPAQQAF; encoded by the exons ATGTTTGGTGCTAGAAAGAAATTTGTAGAGTTCGTCGAGGTAGTCGACAACGACTTCACTGATGACAGCATGTACTACAGCCAGCCGTCGATGTTCCCACATCGGTCGGACAAAGAT tcctcaaatgttttccttCAGATGCTGTCCTCTCCCTCGCCGTCGTCGTCGGGTCAGCTCTCGCAGCTTGGTGCAAGTTTGTACGGTCCACAAA GTGCACTCGGCTTCTCGGTAAGAGGCATGGGGAACAGTACGCCTCAGTTAAATCGAAATCTAACGCAAGGCACACAGCTACCAAGTCATATCACCCCTACGACGGGGGTccccaccatgtccctccataCCCCTCCATCACCAAGCAG GGGGACATTGCCAATGAACACAAGAAACATGCTGAACCACTCTCAGGTCAGTCAAGGCATCGGGATGAGCGGCAGGACCAATAGTATGGGCAGCTCGGGGCTGGGCAGCCCCAACCACAGCTCGCCCAGTATCATCTGTATGCCCAAACAGCAGCCAGCACGCCAGCCCTTCACCATAAACAG CATGTCAGGGTTTGGTATGAACCGCAATCAGGCTTTTGGGATGAACAACTCATTATCAAGCaacatcttcaatggcacag TTGGCATGGTGACGAAGCCATCAACTGAACAGACACAGGATTTCTCCATCCACAACGAGGACTTCCCTGCACTGCCCGGCCCAAACTATAAGGACCCCACGTTGAACAACGATGACAGCAAAACT AACTTGAACTCCACAAGCAAGAGCACATCCAATGCAGATGGGCCCAAGTTCCCCGGAGACAAGACGACCTCAGCACAGAACAACAACCAGAAGAAAGGGATCCAGGTGTTGCCCGATG gtcgggTGACGAACATTCCCTTGGGAATGGTGACAGACCAATTCGGCATGATTGGCCTGCTGACGTTTATCCGGGCGGCAGAGACTGATCCGGGGATGGTCCATCTGGCGCTAGGAAGTGACCTCACGACACTGGGACTCAACTTAAACTCACCAGA AAACTTGTACCCCAAGTTCGCCTCTCCTTGGGCCTCGTCGCCATGTCGACCTCAAGACATCG ACTTCCACGTTCCATCTGAATACTTAACCAACATCCACATAAGGGACAAG CTGGCTGCAATTAAACTGGCGCGATACGGTGAAGACCTGTTGTTCTACCTGTACTACATGAACGGAGGAGATCTGCTACAGCTCCTGGCAGCAGTAGAGCT CTTCAACCGGGACTGGAGGTACCACAAAGAGGAGCGGGTTTGGATAACAAGGGCGCCGGGCATGGAGCCTACACTGAAGACCAACACCTACGAGAGGGGAACCTACTACTTTTTCGATTGTCTTAACTGGAGGAAAGTAGCCAAG GAATTTCATCTGGAGTACGACAAGCTGGAAGAGAGGCCTCACGTGCCAACAACATTCAACTACAACCCAGCCCAGCAGGCCTTCTAA
- the lrrc10 gene encoding leucine-rich repeat-containing protein 10: protein MGNAMRGVVAFIPSERCQRFLVGDLKEMPLDRTLDLSSRQLRRLPVAACVFDGLVKLYLSDNNLSSLPAELQGLKKLQLLALDFNCFEELPAAVCRLPQLSILYLGNNRLYSLPRELSELKELNTLWLETNCFTFFPKVVCELSNLKTLHLGYNQIQSLPKELRGLEELRSIWLAGNQLAAFPPVLLEMHFLAVIDVDRNKIRYFPGLSHLQGLKLVIYDHNPCVNAPVVGEGVRRVGRWAESSDDEQEDDGSKAASETTAEVTEEVHPEEEHNIQGQGK from the coding sequence ATGGGTAATGCCATGCGAGGCGTCGTTGCCTTCATTCCCTCAGAGCGCTGTCAACGCTTCCTAGTGGGGGACCTGAAGGAGATGCCCCTTGACCGAACTCTAGACCTGAGCAGTCGGCAGCTGCGTCGGCTGCCTGTTGCTGCCTGCGTCTTTGATGGGCTGGTGAAGCTCTACCTGAGTGACAACAATCTCAGCAGCTTACCGGCTGAGCTGCAGGGCCTGAAGAAGCTGCAGCTCCTGGCCCTCGACTTCAACTGCTTCGAAGAGCTCCCTGCAGCTGTTTGCAGATTGCCCCAGCTCAGCATCCTTTACCTGGGCAACAACAGGCTTTACAGCCTCCCCAGAGAACTGAGCGAGCTCAAGGAACTGAATACTCTGTGGCTGGAGACTAATTGCTTCACTTTTTTCCCCAAGGTGGTTTGTGAGCTCTCTAATCTCAAGACCCTGCACCTCGGTTATAACCAGATACAGAGTTTACCAAAAGAGCTTAGAGGGCTGGAGGAGCTAAGAAGTATCTGGCTTGCTGGGAACCAGCTGGCAGCGTTCCCACCCGTGTTGCTGGAAATGCACTTTCTCGCTGTCATTGATGTGGATCGGAACAAAATACGCTACTTCCCAGGCCTGTCTCACCTGCAGGGGTTGAAACTTGTCATCTACGACCACAACCCCTGCGTTAATGCCCCGGTAGTGGGCGAGGGAGTCCGAAGAGTCGGGCGGTGGGCGGAGAGCTCAGATGACGAGCAGGAAGACGATGGGTCAAAAGCAGCAAGTGAGACTACAGCAGAGGTCACGGAGGAGGTACACCCCGAGGAGGAGCACAACATTCAGGGTCAAGGAAAGTGA
- the cnot2 gene encoding CCR4-NOT transcription complex subunit 2 isoform X4: MFGARKKFVEFVEVVDNDFTDDSMYYSQPSMFPHRSDKDMLSSPSPSSSGQLSQLGASLYGPQSALGFSVRGMGNSTPQLNRNLTQGTQLPSHITPTTGVPTMSLHTPPSPSRGTLPMNTRNMLNHSQVSQGIGMSGRTNSMGSSGLGSPNHSSPSIICMPKQQPARQPFTINSMSGFGMNRNQAFGMNNSLSSNIFNGTVGMVTKPSTEQTQDFSIHNEDFPALPGPNYKDPTLNNDDSKTNLNSTSKSTSNADGPKFPGDKTTSAQNNNQKKGIQVLPDGRVTNIPLGMVTDQFGMIGLLTFIRAAETDPGMVHLALGSDLTTLGLNLNSPENLYPKFASPWASSPCRPQDIDFHVPSEYLTNIHIRDKLAAIKLARYGEDLLFYLYYMNGGDLLQLLAAVELFNRDWRYHKEERVWITRAPGMEPTLKTNTYERGTYYFFDCLNWRKVAKEFHLEYDKLEERPHVPTTFNYNPAQQAF; this comes from the exons ATGTTTGGTGCTAGAAAGAAATTTGTAGAGTTCGTCGAGGTAGTCGACAACGACTTCACTGATGACAGCATGTACTACAGCCAGCCGTCGATGTTCCCACATCGGTCGGACAAAGAT ATGCTGTCCTCTCCCTCGCCGTCGTCGTCGGGTCAGCTCTCGCAGCTTGGTGCAAGTTTGTACGGTCCACAAA GTGCACTCGGCTTCTCGGTAAGAGGCATGGGGAACAGTACGCCTCAGTTAAATCGAAATCTAACGCAAGGCACACAGCTACCAAGTCATATCACCCCTACGACGGGGGTccccaccatgtccctccataCCCCTCCATCACCAAGCAG GGGGACATTGCCAATGAACACAAGAAACATGCTGAACCACTCTCAGGTCAGTCAAGGCATCGGGATGAGCGGCAGGACCAATAGTATGGGCAGCTCGGGGCTGGGCAGCCCCAACCACAGCTCGCCCAGTATCATCTGTATGCCCAAACAGCAGCCAGCACGCCAGCCCTTCACCATAAACAG CATGTCAGGGTTTGGTATGAACCGCAATCAGGCTTTTGGGATGAACAACTCATTATCAAGCaacatcttcaatggcacag TTGGCATGGTGACGAAGCCATCAACTGAACAGACACAGGATTTCTCCATCCACAACGAGGACTTCCCTGCACTGCCCGGCCCAAACTATAAGGACCCCACGTTGAACAACGATGACAGCAAAACT AACTTGAACTCCACAAGCAAGAGCACATCCAATGCAGATGGGCCCAAGTTCCCCGGAGACAAGACGACCTCAGCACAGAACAACAACCAGAAGAAAGGGATCCAGGTGTTGCCCGATG gtcgggTGACGAACATTCCCTTGGGAATGGTGACAGACCAATTCGGCATGATTGGCCTGCTGACGTTTATCCGGGCGGCAGAGACTGATCCGGGGATGGTCCATCTGGCGCTAGGAAGTGACCTCACGACACTGGGACTCAACTTAAACTCACCAGA AAACTTGTACCCCAAGTTCGCCTCTCCTTGGGCCTCGTCGCCATGTCGACCTCAAGACATCG ACTTCCACGTTCCATCTGAATACTTAACCAACATCCACATAAGGGACAAG CTGGCTGCAATTAAACTGGCGCGATACGGTGAAGACCTGTTGTTCTACCTGTACTACATGAACGGAGGAGATCTGCTACAGCTCCTGGCAGCAGTAGAGCT CTTCAACCGGGACTGGAGGTACCACAAAGAGGAGCGGGTTTGGATAACAAGGGCGCCGGGCATGGAGCCTACACTGAAGACCAACACCTACGAGAGGGGAACCTACTACTTTTTCGATTGTCTTAACTGGAGGAAAGTAGCCAAG GAATTTCATCTGGAGTACGACAAGCTGGAAGAGAGGCCTCACGTGCCAACAACATTCAACTACAACCCAGCCCAGCAGGCCTTCTAA
- the cnot2 gene encoding CCR4-NOT transcription complex subunit 2 isoform X1: MFGARKKFVEFVEVVDNDFTDDSMYYSQPSMFPHRSDKDSSNVFLQMLSSPSPSSSGQLSQLGASLYGPQSALGFSVRGMGNSTPQLNRNLTQGTQLPSHITPTTGVPTMSLHTPPSPSRGTLPMNTRNMLNHSQVSQGIGMSGRTNSMGSSGLGSPNHSSPSIICMPKQQPARQPFTINSMSGFGMNRNQAFGMNNSLSSNIFNGTDGSENVTGLDLSDFPALADRSRREGTGNPTPVLNPLAGRAPYVGMVTKPSTEQTQDFSIHNEDFPALPGPNYKDPTLNNDDSKTNLNSTSKSTSNADGPKFPGDKTTSAQNNNQKKGIQVLPDGRVTNIPLGMVTDQFGMIGLLTFIRAAETDPGMVHLALGSDLTTLGLNLNSPENLYPKFASPWASSPCRPQDIDFHVPSEYLTNIHIRDKLAAIKLARYGEDLLFYLYYMNGGDLLQLLAAVELFNRDWRYHKEERVWITRAPGMEPTLKTNTYERGTYYFFDCLNWRKVAKEFHLEYDKLEERPHVPTTFNYNPAQQAF, encoded by the exons ATGTTTGGTGCTAGAAAGAAATTTGTAGAGTTCGTCGAGGTAGTCGACAACGACTTCACTGATGACAGCATGTACTACAGCCAGCCGTCGATGTTCCCACATCGGTCGGACAAAGAT tcctcaaatgttttccttCAGATGCTGTCCTCTCCCTCGCCGTCGTCGTCGGGTCAGCTCTCGCAGCTTGGTGCAAGTTTGTACGGTCCACAAA GTGCACTCGGCTTCTCGGTAAGAGGCATGGGGAACAGTACGCCTCAGTTAAATCGAAATCTAACGCAAGGCACACAGCTACCAAGTCATATCACCCCTACGACGGGGGTccccaccatgtccctccataCCCCTCCATCACCAAGCAG GGGGACATTGCCAATGAACACAAGAAACATGCTGAACCACTCTCAGGTCAGTCAAGGCATCGGGATGAGCGGCAGGACCAATAGTATGGGCAGCTCGGGGCTGGGCAGCCCCAACCACAGCTCGCCCAGTATCATCTGTATGCCCAAACAGCAGCCAGCACGCCAGCCCTTCACCATAAACAG CATGTCAGGGTTTGGTATGAACCGCAATCAGGCTTTTGGGATGAACAACTCATTATCAAGCaacatcttcaatggcacag ATGGGAGTGAAAATGTAACGGGACTGGATCTGTCAGACTTCCCTGCGTTAGCAGACAGAAGTCGGAGAGAAGGGACTGGAAACCCAACACCGGTGCTCAACCCACTGGCTGGACGGGCTCCTTATG TTGGCATGGTGACGAAGCCATCAACTGAACAGACACAGGATTTCTCCATCCACAACGAGGACTTCCCTGCACTGCCCGGCCCAAACTATAAGGACCCCACGTTGAACAACGATGACAGCAAAACT AACTTGAACTCCACAAGCAAGAGCACATCCAATGCAGATGGGCCCAAGTTCCCCGGAGACAAGACGACCTCAGCACAGAACAACAACCAGAAGAAAGGGATCCAGGTGTTGCCCGATG gtcgggTGACGAACATTCCCTTGGGAATGGTGACAGACCAATTCGGCATGATTGGCCTGCTGACGTTTATCCGGGCGGCAGAGACTGATCCGGGGATGGTCCATCTGGCGCTAGGAAGTGACCTCACGACACTGGGACTCAACTTAAACTCACCAGA AAACTTGTACCCCAAGTTCGCCTCTCCTTGGGCCTCGTCGCCATGTCGACCTCAAGACATCG ACTTCCACGTTCCATCTGAATACTTAACCAACATCCACATAAGGGACAAG CTGGCTGCAATTAAACTGGCGCGATACGGTGAAGACCTGTTGTTCTACCTGTACTACATGAACGGAGGAGATCTGCTACAGCTCCTGGCAGCAGTAGAGCT CTTCAACCGGGACTGGAGGTACCACAAAGAGGAGCGGGTTTGGATAACAAGGGCGCCGGGCATGGAGCCTACACTGAAGACCAACACCTACGAGAGGGGAACCTACTACTTTTTCGATTGTCTTAACTGGAGGAAAGTAGCCAAG GAATTTCATCTGGAGTACGACAAGCTGGAAGAGAGGCCTCACGTGCCAACAACATTCAACTACAACCCAGCCCAGCAGGCCTTCTAA
- the bscl2 gene encoding seipin has protein sequence MHEHKDPTRRQQSKGLEGGPTAQTRTRRRSGPDATMGSTMGPSLHWLHDVLAVTLLKARRTLFQAGILFCVLVLLLWVSIFLYGSFYYSYMPTVSFSTPVHFYYTSDCDASESVLCSFPTANISFMKNDRDQVMAYGQPYRVSLELEMPESPVNEQLGMFMVKMSCYTKGGKTVSSVGRSTMLHYRSSLLQSLSTLLFSPFFLTGMAEQKQHIEVELFADYKTNAYQPSVGAVIEIHSRRVQIYSSQLRVHAYFTGIRYVLYNFPLTSAVIGVATNFAFLSAIVLFSYLQFIWGGIWPPDQVRVRVMMGDNTRIQQRREEARKRMEKENSLKELSVPQVIGSVNEACDFQGSDTVTEPASKKPSEIPKASGADVADTKEEEGSHDSSHEEKDGSDVLDGSQLPPQAETTLRQRPGPWMSL, from the coding sequence ATGCATGAACATAAAGACCCAACACGGAGGCAGCAGTCAAAGGGACTGGAAGGAGGACCAACTGCTCAGACCAGGACCAGAAGAAGGTCCGGACCAGACGCGACGATGGGGAGCACGATGGGAccgtctctacactggctccacGACGTGTTAGCTGTGACACTCCTCAAAGCCCGGCGGACTTTATTTCAGGCTGGCATCCTGTTTTGTGTCCTGGTTCTGCTACTGTGGGTGTCCATCTTTCTCTATGGAAGCTTCTATTACTCCTACATGCCCACCGTGAGCTTCTCCACCCCCGTGCACTTCTACTACACTTCTGATTGTGATGCCTCCGAGTCAGTACTTTGCTCATTCCCCACAGCCAACATCTCCTTCATGAAGAATGACAGGGACCAAGTGATGGCTTATGGTCAGCCTTATCGAGTGTCTTTGGAGTTAGAGATGCCAGAGTCTCCAGTCAATGAACAGCTGGGTATGTTCATGGTCAAGATGTCTTGTTACACCAAGGGTGGGAAGACTGTCTCATCAGTGGGCCGATCTACAATGCTGCATTACCGCTCCAGCCTTCTGCAGAGCCTCAGTACTTTACTGttctctcctttctttctgACTGGGATGGCCGAGCAGAAGCAGCACATCGAAGTCGAGCTCTTCGCAGACTACAAGACGAATGCTTATCAACCCTCTGTCGGTGCAGTCATTGAGATCCATTCCAGACGAGTGCAGATCTACTCGTCTCAGCTCCGTGTCCACGCTTACTTCACTGGTATACGATATGTTCTGTACAACTTCCCCTTGACATCTGCAGTGATCGGCGTGGCCACCAACTTTGCCTTCCTCAGTGCCATCGTGCTGTTCAGCTACCTGCAGTTCATATGGGGCGGGATCTGGCCCCCAGACCAAGTGAGAGTCAGGGTCATGATGGGAGACAACACCCGCAtccagcagaggagagaggaggctaGGAAGCGCATGGAGAAGGAGAATTCGCTGAAGGAACTCAGTGTTCCTCAAGTGATCGGATCTGTGAACGAGGCATGTGATTTCCAGGGAAGTGACACGGTGACAGAGCCGGCGTCAAAGAAGCCCTCAGAAATCCCAAAAGCCTCTGGGGCTGATGTGGCAGATACCAAGGAGGAAGAAGGGTCTCATGACTCCTCTCATGAGGAGAAAGATGGCTCAGACGTGTTGGATGGATCCCAGCTGCCTCCCCAGGCTGAGACAACACTCCGACAGAGACCTGGACCGTGGATGAGCCTGTGA